The region GCCTCCAGAGGTCAGCCCAAAGCCCAGCATCCCTCCAAAACCTCAAATTCAAGAGTTCTGCAGTGAGGAGCACGGGTGTGCAATCCTCCAGGTAAACAGCACATCATGTAACAGGGTTGAGAGAATGTGGTTTGACCACAGAGCCTCTATCTactctttctcactgtttcaCAGCAAAGATCACAACCACAGTTTAAGTTGTGCAATGCTTTAACACTGAAACAGCCATCTGTTCACCGTCTCACTCTGGTAGTCGGGGGTTTTGAAACATCTACATTCGTTTAAACTGCCGTTGTGGTCCTCTGTCAGGGGTTGGATCACTTTCGCCATGATGAGACActttgtgatgtcactctgGTGCCTGGAGACAGCAACGAAACATTCCCAGTTCACAGGGTCATCATGGCCTCTTCCAGTGATTACTTCAAGGCCATGTTTACAGGTAAGTCCTTGACTCTATTTTTGGGtgtgtttaattatgaaaataCATGTAATACGTGTAATACAATACTTTTATGTAATACACTCTTCCCAGACTtaacatctgttttcatttttttccatcgaatcattcacacacacacacacacacacacacacacacaaaataaataaatacatgaagaaagaaccaccgcctctttctctcttttcttcccatTTTTGTGTCAGGAGGAATGAGGGAACAGGAGTTGAAGGAGATTAAACTGCATGGAGTGAGCAGCACAGGTCTAAGGAACATCATTCAGTTCATCTACACGTCTCGTCTCAAGCTGAGCCTGGACACACTGCAGGACACACTGGAGGCGGCGAGTTTCCTGCAAGTCATGCCTGTCCTCAGCTTCTGCAACCAGCTGCTGAGCAGTGAGGTACAGGTCCTTCCGGACGGGCATTCGCTCTCATTCTGAGCATGTGCAAATAGGTTAACAGTGTTAAAGTTTTgcgatctttctctctctctcgtttttttcgCACTATAGATCACAATCGATAACTGCGTGGAGGTAGAGCGCATCGCGAACGACCTGCTTCTGGAAGATGTGCAAAACCACATCCACGactttgtgtgtgaaaacttCAAAGTGCTGGTCCACAGCGGCCGCTTCCTACAGCTGTCTGAGTCCAGCATGGTCCACACCCTGTCCAGTGATTCCCTCAAGGGGTTCTCTGAGATGGAGCTCTACAGAGCCGCCCGAGCCTGGCTTTCCCATGACCCGGCCGGTCGACGGCCGGCCGCCTACTCGCTGATGCGACACATCCGCTTCCCCCTCATGACTCCCTCCGAGCTCCTCCAGATATCCCAGGAGGACCAGGAGGACGGAGCGAACAAAGGAGAGGGTGGGGAGCACTTCATGCGCACGGACACCGGCTGCGTCAACCTGCTCCTGGAGGCCAGCAACTACCAGATGATGCCGTTTCTCCAGCCGGCGCTGCAGACGGAACGGACGCGCATTCGCTCCAGTTCCACCCACCTTCTGGCTTTGGGTGGAGTGATGAGGCAGCAGTTGGTGGTGAGCAGGGAGCTAAGGCTTTACGACGAAGAGGGTGGAGGTACCTGGAGGGCCCTACAACCTATGGAAGTGCCGCGATACCAGCATGGAGTGGCGCTGCTCGGTGGGTTTCTGTTTATCGTGGGTGGTCAGAGCACATACGACACCAAGGGCAAAACAGCCGTGGACAGCGCGTACCGGTACGACCCGAGGTTCGACCGCTGGCTCCAGATCGCCTCCCTGAACGAGAAGAGAACGTTCTTCCATTTGAGCGCGCTGAAGGACAAGCTCTACGCCGTCGGAGGCAGAAACGCCACGGGCGAGATTGGTGAGGCATGCGATTTTTGAAATTATGATGCCACTTTCTTGTgttgtcagagaaaaaagaaaaaagaaaaaaaaaagaaaaagagaaaaaaggttcGTGAATAAAAGTGAGTACAGGAGTACAGCGAGAAACTGTCGTTAGGaaatattgataaaaaaaaattacacaacaacaaccaaagtTAAAGTGCATATGTCATGTAAACATACATTTACTTGGCATTTCTCAGGCTTGTTAGAGCATTTCAGTTTCCAGGAAATTTTAAGAGGATTGTATTAACAGAGGTGTATTTACTGTACAAAATCTCTTTATCTTCAGCCAACATTGAACTATATCTTTTCACTCATAACCTCAAATCATTTTAGCAGAGATACAGAACCAGAAAAAAATACCAAATCTTGAAATCCCTGCTAAGTCCCTTTTTAATGTGTGCTAAACCCTCACTGCTTGTTCTGCAGATTCTGTGGAATGTTACAACTTGCACAAAAATGAGTGGACTTTTGTCTGCCCCATGAGTGAACCTCACTATGGTCATGCTGGCACAGTACACGGTGACCTGATGTATGTTTCAGGTATGTCTCATTTCTTGCTTACAG is a window of Chanos chanos chromosome 10, fChaCha1.1, whole genome shotgun sequence DNA encoding:
- the LOC115823533 gene encoding kelch-like protein 9, with amino-acid sequence MGNSGEEGKLHRRLSRLGSRTQMREPPRPPPQSDKPQAAAPPPTPPDPAPKPEAPPKAPELPPKPQVVNPKPPEVSPKPSIPPKPQIQEFCSEEHGCAILQGLDHFRHDETLCDVTLVPGDSNETFPVHRVIMASSSDYFKAMFTGGMREQELKEIKLHGVSSTGLRNIIQFIYTSRLKLSLDTLQDTLEAASFLQVMPVLSFCNQLLSSEITIDNCVEVERIANDLLLEDVQNHIHDFVCENFKVLVHSGRFLQLSESSMVHTLSSDSLKGFSEMELYRAARAWLSHDPAGRRPAAYSLMRHIRFPLMTPSELLQISQEDQEDGANKGEGGEHFMRTDTGCVNLLLEASNYQMMPFLQPALQTERTRIRSSSTHLLALGGVMRQQLVVSRELRLYDEEGGGTWRALQPMEVPRYQHGVALLGGFLFIVGGQSTYDTKGKTAVDSAYRYDPRFDRWLQIASLNEKRTFFHLSALKDKLYAVGGRNATGEIDSVECYNLHKNEWTFVCPMSEPHYGHAGTVHGDLMYVSGGITRDAFQKELSCYNPITDSWSRRADMTELRGLHCMCTIGDRLYVMGGNHFRGTSDYDDVLGCEYYSPATDQWTVVSPMPRGQSDVGVAVFKGRIYVVGGYSWNSRCMVDIVQCYDPERDEWEKVFTVLEPLGGIRACTMTVHFPEGSVDGAQMQDCPLPTANN